The Nitrososphaerota archaeon nucleotide sequence CAACCAACCCCAGCTCGGAACAGCTGCAGGCGCTCGTCAATTCTCTTGAGAACCAGAACGCCCAGCTCAGGGCACAGCTGGCCTCTGGCACTCCGACGGTGAACAGCACCATCCTGGGGCTCAACCCGGTCGCCATCTACAAGGCGGCGTTCCCCAGCGTAGTAACGCTTGAAGGGGTCCAGACCTCTTCCACGGGGAACACGACCATACTCGGCTCTGGGTTTGTTACAACATTCCAGGGGTCTGAATACATCGTGACGAACTACCACGTGGTCCAGAACGTGGCCGACCTGACAGTGACCTTCTCGAACGGGGACGCGTATCCTGCCAGCGTCGTGGGCAAGGATCCCTACGTCGACCTGGCCGTTGTCTCGTCTCAGGCGCCTTCCAGCGAATTCCACCCGCTTCTGATTGGGAGCTCTTCGCAGCTCCAGGTGGGTCAGCCTGTAGTCGCCATAGGGAACCCGTTTGGACTCTCTGGTTCGATGACCTTCGGAATCGTCAGCCAGCTCGGGAGGACCCTGGGCGAGTCGCTCGCAGGGAACTTCGCCATAGCTGACGTCATCCAGTTCAGTGCTCCGATCAATCCTGGCAACTCGGGAGGCCCTCTGCTCAACGCCAACGGGAGCGTCTTTGGGATTACGACGGCCATAGTCGGCGGCTCTCAGGGGGTGGGCTTCGCGATACCCTCGGACGCCATCGAGAGGGAACTGCCTTCACTCGTTGCCACCGGCGGTTACACTCGGCATTCTTTGATGGGAATCCATGCGGCCGACATGAACTACCAGCTGGCGCAGCTGCAGGGGACCAACGTCACCTACGGCGTCCTGATTCAAAACGTGACGAGCGGTGGACCGGCGGCTACGGCAGGCCTCCGGGGCGGAACGAGCACCTCCACCGTCCAGGGGACGCAGTACTCGATCGGCGGTGACATCATAGTGGCGATCAATGGCACGAAGATCCTCAATTCCGACGGACTATCCGCCTACCTTCAGGAGAAGACGATTCCTGGCCAGACAATCGCAGTCCAGATAATCAGGTCTGGGCAGATGACGATAATCAACGTCGTCCTGGGGACCCGGCCGCCACCCCCCTAGGGCCAGGCTTGGGCGCAAGGCCTGCGTCCAGAATCTCGTATGTCCCAGAATCCGCCTTCCACCTGGTCTTTGCGCTCCTGACCTCGATGCTAGCTCTGAACAGAGGACAGTCCAGGACGTAGGTCTCCCCCTCGCCCCCCTCGAGCCCCGGATGGAACCTGAACTTCTTGCTAAGGGCCACAAGCTCGTCGATCGCCTGTTCGTCCAGGATGCGTCCGAGCCAGCTCTGGTCCAGGCCGAGAGCGGACACGCTGATGACCAGCACCCTGAACCTCTCCTCCACGAGCTTCCTCAGATGCCGCTCGGGGTCCATGCCCCACAAAGGTGAAAGGCACTTTAGGTCCAGTTCACCACAGATCTTCTCCACCCTGCTCTTCTGGTAGACGCTCGCCAGGGCTCCGGTGCAGACCCCCTCCAGCCCGTAGGCCTCCTTCGCCCTTCGGAGCGCGGCTGTCAGGTCGGTCAGCTCTTCTTCCTTCACACCAGGGGTCTCCTGGGTGAGCTGCGGCACCCCGATTGCTTCAGCCTGCAGCCGCGTCCACTTCAGGTTCGGGTAGTGGAACATGTACGAATCGTCGGCCCTAGGGAAGAGGGTGATCAGGCAGGCGAGCTCGTCGGTCTTCGAGGACAGGTATGCGGCATAGGTCGAGTCCTTGCCGCCTGAGAAGAGTGCCCCGACCTTCGTCTTTGATTACCTGAGAGCTCGACCGGTCTTAAGGTAATAAATACACGGAGGCGCCGCGAACCTTCGGATGTTCGATTCGCTTAGAAGCGGCCTCCAGGCCGCAGTCAAGAAGCTGGTAGGAGCCAACACGGTCGACGAGAAGGCCGTGAAGGAGTTCGTCAAGGACCTCCAGCGGACTCTCATCCAGTCGGACGTCAACGTGAAGATGGCCCTCGAAGTGACGGAGCGGGTCCAGAAGAGGGCCCTCGAGGACAGGCCGGCCGCGGGCATCACAAAGAAGGACCAGGTCGTCTCCATACTGTACGAGGAGCTCGCCCGGCTCCTGGGAGGGGAGGGAGGGCTGCATCTTGACAAGAACAAGACGAGCATAGTGGTGATGCTGGGGGTCCAGGGTTCGGGAAAGACGACGACCACAGGCAAGCTCGCGCGCTTCTATTCGAAGAAGGGCTTCAAGGTGGGGGTGGTCGCTGCAGACACCTTCAGGCCCGGAGCAGTGGTGCAACTGAAGACCCTCGCGGCGGCTTCGGGGGTCGAGCTATACAGCGACGAGAAGGAGAAGGACTCGGTCAAGATAGCGAAGGCAGGGAGGAAGCACTTCGAGGGTTCGAAGAACCTTGTGATCATAGACACGGCCGGGAGACACAAGGAG carries:
- a CDS encoding trypsin-like peptidase domain-containing protein, which encodes MIYRRRGVASQYWALLVIVVIATSAATYLVVSQGTKTGNQTTNPSSEQLQALVNSLENQNAQLRAQLASGTPTVNSTILGLNPVAIYKAAFPSVVTLEGVQTSSTGNTTILGSGFVTTFQGSEYIVTNYHVVQNVADLTVTFSNGDAYPASVVGKDPYVDLAVVSSQAPSSEFHPLLIGSSSQLQVGQPVVAIGNPFGLSGSMTFGIVSQLGRTLGESLAGNFAIADVIQFSAPINPGNSGGPLLNANGSVFGITTAIVGGSQGVGFAIPSDAIERELPSLVATGGYTRHSLMGIHAADMNYQLAQLQGTNVTYGVLIQNVTSGGPAATAGLRGGTSTSTVQGTQYSIGGDIIVAINGTKILNSDGLSAYLQEKTIPGQTIAVQIIRSGQMTIINVVLGTRPPPP